In Dietzia sp. ANT_WB102, a genomic segment contains:
- a CDS encoding iron-siderophore ABC transporter substrate-binding protein, whose amino-acid sequence MTAPAARSRLTLDGPDDPARPRARAILVVLAAFAPLLAVLFGCSTGAVGDSGEGGAGGEVKRQGDFPRTISHAYGETEIAEAPQRVATISWVNADVSLALGVVPVGMPRNSFGANANGSTDWFDAELEEVGGDMPTLYSETDGINTEAIAALEPDLILGVYSGMTAEEYETLSKIAPTIAMPEGDVAFGTAWQDSTRLIGEALGRSDAADELIADVEGQIQQVVADSPGIRDTTFIYGTVDPDAAEKIYAFTDVDNRPRFLEQLGMVQAPVIAEASSGSPDEFAVTWSPERADELVSDILVTYAASPEVRRAIEADPLLGRIPAVEAGRMVVQTDEQQVLSISASSPLSLPWALENVVPDIIAAADRA is encoded by the coding sequence ATGACCGCACCCGCTGCACGATCCCGGCTGACGCTCGACGGGCCCGACGACCCGGCGCGCCCGCGGGCCCGGGCCATCCTCGTGGTCCTCGCGGCATTCGCACCGCTCCTGGCCGTGCTGTTCGGGTGCTCGACCGGCGCAGTCGGCGACAGCGGGGAAGGCGGCGCGGGAGGCGAGGTGAAGCGGCAGGGCGATTTCCCCCGCACCATCTCGCATGCCTACGGCGAGACCGAGATCGCCGAGGCGCCTCAGCGGGTGGCCACGATCTCCTGGGTCAACGCCGACGTCTCCTTGGCGCTGGGTGTGGTTCCGGTGGGTATGCCCCGCAACTCGTTCGGCGCCAACGCGAACGGATCCACCGACTGGTTCGACGCGGAACTGGAGGAGGTCGGCGGTGACATGCCTACGCTCTACTCGGAGACCGACGGGATCAACACCGAGGCGATCGCGGCCCTCGAGCCCGACCTAATCCTGGGTGTCTACTCGGGAATGACCGCGGAGGAGTACGAGACCCTCTCCAAGATCGCTCCCACCATCGCGATGCCGGAGGGTGACGTCGCGTTTGGCACCGCCTGGCAGGACTCGACCCGGCTCATCGGCGAGGCCCTCGGGCGTTCCGATGCGGCCGATGAGCTCATCGCCGACGTCGAGGGCCAGATCCAGCAGGTCGTCGCCGACAGCCCGGGCATCCGCGACACGACCTTCATCTACGGCACCGTCGACCCGGACGCCGCGGAGAAGATCTACGCCTTCACCGACGTCGACAACCGGCCCCGCTTCCTCGAACAGCTCGGGATGGTGCAGGCACCTGTCATCGCCGAGGCCTCCAGCGGATCGCCCGACGAGTTCGCAGTGACCTGGTCGCCCGAGCGCGCCGACGAGCTGGTCTCCGACATCCTCGTCACCTACGCCGCGTCCCCGGAGGTACGCCGGGCCATCGAGGCGGACCCGCTGCTCGGACGCATCCCCGCTGTCGAGGCAGGGCGGATGGTCGTCCAGACCGATGAGCAGCAGGTCCTCTCGATCTCCGCCTCCTCGCCGCTGAGCCTGCCGTGGGCGCTGGAGAACGTCGTGCCCGACATCATCGCGGCTGCAGATCGGGCCTGA
- a CDS encoding iron ABC transporter permease → MSTAPLALPAGGPAVPAVPAVPTVQGRRRVVIGAVISSTLLVVGVALSLFVGARAVDPAVVWSVLAALPSRVLAGDLTATLAPGSGTGMDEVVVAARVPRTITAILVGAALAVAGAGLQGATRNPLGDPGLLGLTAGAALGVVLGLALVPAAGPSAVALFAVAGSLAAGMVVVCAGRLGADSGTGLVLAGAAVTAGCTAVTSSLVIALPGVLDRFRFWGLGSVSRASAPEIGAAAPFILLGLVLVLAGAATLDALALGDDLARGLGVGPVVGRAVVLAGVVVLSGVATAIAGPIAFLGLLVPHLLRRLVGVGNRVVLGLSVIVGPVVLLFADTVGRVVAPPGEIAVGVMTVAIGVPFLIALLRANRGVGGS, encoded by the coding sequence ATGAGCACCGCGCCACTCGCCCTCCCGGCGGGCGGGCCGGCGGTGCCGGCGGTGCCGGCGGTACCGACCGTGCAGGGGCGCCGCCGTGTCGTGATCGGCGCGGTGATCTCGTCGACGTTGCTCGTCGTGGGCGTGGCGCTGTCGTTATTCGTGGGAGCGCGAGCCGTCGACCCGGCGGTGGTGTGGTCGGTGTTGGCGGCGCTCCCCTCGCGGGTGCTCGCCGGTGACCTCACGGCCACCCTCGCCCCCGGGTCGGGCACAGGGATGGACGAAGTTGTGGTGGCCGCCCGGGTTCCCCGCACGATCACCGCGATCCTCGTCGGCGCCGCGCTAGCGGTGGCGGGCGCCGGGCTCCAGGGCGCCACCCGCAATCCGCTCGGCGACCCGGGCCTGCTCGGGCTGACCGCCGGCGCCGCACTCGGCGTCGTGCTGGGGCTAGCCCTCGTGCCCGCCGCGGGCCCGTCAGCTGTGGCGTTGTTCGCGGTCGCCGGCTCTCTCGCCGCGGGCATGGTGGTGGTGTGTGCCGGCCGGCTCGGCGCCGACTCCGGCACCGGACTCGTCCTCGCCGGGGCCGCCGTCACCGCGGGATGCACCGCGGTCACCTCATCCCTGGTCATCGCACTCCCCGGCGTTCTCGACCGGTTCCGCTTTTGGGGCCTGGGCTCAGTATCCCGCGCGTCCGCGCCCGAGATCGGTGCCGCCGCGCCGTTCATCCTGCTAGGGCTCGTCCTCGTCCTGGCCGGCGCGGCCACACTCGACGCCCTCGCGCTCGGCGACGACCTGGCCCGCGGGCTGGGAGTGGGACCCGTCGTCGGGCGTGCCGTCGTCCTGGCAGGTGTGGTGGTCCTGTCCGGGGTAGCCACCGCGATCGCCGGCCCCATCGCCTTCCTCGGACTGCTGGTTCCGCACCTGTTGCGGCGGCTGGTGGGGGTGGGCAACCGCGTCGTTCTGGGCCTGTCGGTGATCGTGGGGCCAGTGGTCCTGCTGTTCGCGGACACGGTCGGGCGTGTGGTCGCCCCGCCCGGAGAGATCGCCGTCGGTGTCATGACCGTGGCGATCGGTGTGCCGTTCCTCATCGCCCTGCTCCGCGCAAACCGGGGGGTGGGCGGCTCGTGA
- a CDS encoding iron chelate uptake ABC transporter family permease subunit, protein MSPDVLERAADPAGVELAETGQVVRHLSVRRRKHALHVIVGLGATLLAVMAARVLLGRYTVTIPDFVAILGGATIPGATFVVMEDKLPRAVLGALAGLAFGASGALFRRVLGNPLASPDILGISHGASAGAVAGMTLWGLRGVGVVPAALLGSAAALAVVLAASAGRHTGIVGQRFLLGGVAVAALGTAVVTQLIARLPLTGAQEAAVWTVGSLSGASGERIAWLAVALVVLLPPGMWLHAALRPAELGPELAVGLGSRPIPTRAAALGVGSLLAAVATAVAGPLAFVALLSTPVAAALGRGRPHIGAAALTGAVIVVAADIVASEALGTVDLPTGVVTGALGAPAMLWILLRSRKVA, encoded by the coding sequence GTGAGCCCCGACGTCCTCGAACGCGCGGCCGACCCCGCCGGCGTGGAGCTCGCCGAGACCGGGCAGGTCGTCCGCCACCTGTCGGTCCGCCGGCGCAAGCACGCGCTCCACGTGATCGTCGGGCTCGGCGCCACCCTACTGGCGGTGATGGCGGCGCGCGTGTTGCTGGGGCGCTACACGGTGACCATTCCCGACTTCGTCGCCATCCTCGGCGGTGCGACGATCCCCGGCGCCACGTTCGTGGTCATGGAGGACAAGCTGCCGCGCGCGGTCCTCGGCGCGCTCGCCGGTCTGGCGTTCGGCGCGTCCGGGGCGCTGTTCCGTCGCGTCCTGGGAAACCCCCTGGCCAGCCCCGACATCCTTGGCATCTCGCACGGGGCCTCGGCGGGGGCCGTGGCGGGGATGACGCTGTGGGGACTGCGCGGGGTCGGGGTCGTGCCCGCCGCGCTGCTCGGGTCCGCCGCCGCGCTCGCTGTCGTCCTGGCGGCCTCCGCGGGACGGCACACCGGCATCGTCGGCCAACGCTTCCTGCTCGGTGGTGTGGCGGTGGCAGCGCTCGGCACCGCCGTCGTCACTCAGCTCATCGCTCGGCTACCGCTGACCGGAGCGCAGGAAGCGGCCGTGTGGACCGTCGGGTCGTTGTCCGGGGCGTCGGGGGAGCGCATCGCCTGGCTCGCCGTCGCGCTGGTGGTGTTGCTCCCGCCGGGCATGTGGCTGCACGCCGCTCTCCGGCCCGCCGAGCTGGGGCCCGAGCTCGCCGTCGGACTCGGATCGCGCCCGATCCCCACCCGCGCCGCCGCGCTCGGGGTGGGGAGCCTGCTCGCCGCCGTCGCGACGGCCGTGGCCGGCCCGCTCGCGTTCGTCGCTTTGTTGTCCACCCCTGTCGCCGCCGCGCTCGGTCGCGGGCGGCCTCACATCGGGGCGGCCGCCCTGACCGGCGCCGTGATCGTCGTGGCCGCCGACATCGTCGCCTCCGAAGCCCTCGGCACCGTCGACCTGCCCACCGGCGTGGTGACCGGTGCCCTCGGTGCCCCCGCCATGCTGTGGATCCTCCTGCGCTCGAGAAAGGTGGCCTGA
- a CDS encoding ABC transporter ATP-binding protein, translating to MDLGPGPDAAFRMRGLTLGYGAEPVIRDLDLDFPVGRTTVLIGANGCGKSTILRALGRQLRPLSGSIETDGRRLSEVSAREHARSVAFLPQSPLVPEGLTVAELVARGRHPHRRWWGRGDDDDTAVAEALTMTGTAEFAHRRVDELSGGQRQRVWVALVLAQETPTLLLDEPCSFLDLAHQLDVLDLVRDLPLPAGHCDHGTGRRTVVAVLHELGLAARVADHLVAVAEGGVVAAGPPDQVITQETLRRVFDLDADIITDPATGHPVVLPRGRRKRTT from the coding sequence ATGGACCTCGGACCCGGTCCCGACGCCGCCTTCCGCATGCGCGGCCTGACCCTGGGCTACGGTGCCGAACCGGTGATCCGGGACCTCGACCTGGACTTCCCCGTCGGACGGACCACCGTGCTCATCGGGGCCAACGGCTGTGGCAAGTCCACGATCCTGCGCGCCCTGGGGCGACAGCTGCGCCCGCTATCCGGGTCGATCGAGACTGACGGTCGCAGACTGTCCGAGGTCAGCGCCCGCGAGCACGCGCGGTCCGTGGCGTTCCTGCCGCAGTCCCCGCTGGTGCCGGAGGGACTCACCGTGGCCGAGCTTGTCGCGCGCGGCCGGCACCCACACCGTCGGTGGTGGGGAAGGGGCGACGACGACGACACGGCCGTCGCCGAGGCTCTGACGATGACCGGCACCGCCGAATTCGCCCATCGACGGGTCGACGAGTTGTCCGGCGGCCAACGGCAACGCGTCTGGGTCGCACTAGTGCTGGCACAGGAAACTCCGACTCTCCTGCTCGACGAACCGTGCTCGTTCCTCGACCTGGCGCACCAGCTCGACGTGCTCGATCTCGTTCGCGATCTGCCGCTGCCCGCCGGCCACTGCGACCACGGTACCGGCCGCCGCACCGTGGTGGCGGTACTGCACGAACTCGGCCTAGCCGCGCGGGTGGCCGATCACCTGGTGGCGGTCGCAGAGGGCGGCGTGGTTGCCGCGGGCCCACCCGACCAGGTGATCACCCAGGAGACCTTGCGTCGCGTGTTCGACCTGGACGCCGACATCATCACCGACCCGGCCACCGGCCACCCCGTGGTACTCCCACGGGGACGACGGAAGAGGACCACATGA
- a CDS encoding siderophore-interacting protein — translation MTAVSVEAPIVVSQTRVIDARPLGESYVRLVVAGPELLRWSADVVDPGTVRDAYIKVIVPPTGGGGAIPDADAIRDWLALPESERGWMRTYTVRRADTVALDGEHVPALTVDIVVHPGRDEGPGSAWARSVRPGDIVHIAGPGRGHPPWAAWAPGRAVRVVCAGDETAAPALLAIAEELAAEQSAAGSVSGGAVTRREVQIIVEVPTRRDAVELAEGAPDFVTVLPREGEPGTAVARRLAGVLDLGEGCVRTVLGGRRPAEREWQPATAVSAGEPYVFLAGEAGLVRAMRRLAVDAAGIPKGAVAFMGYWRRGVAEC, via the coding sequence ATGACAGCTGTATCCGTAGAGGCGCCGATCGTCGTCTCGCAGACCCGCGTCATCGATGCCCGCCCGCTGGGTGAGTCATATGTCCGCCTCGTGGTGGCCGGGCCCGAGCTACTGCGGTGGTCCGCCGACGTGGTGGACCCGGGCACTGTCCGTGATGCCTATATCAAGGTCATCGTGCCCCCGACGGGCGGCGGCGGCGCGATCCCCGACGCCGACGCGATCCGCGACTGGCTCGCACTGCCCGAGAGTGAACGCGGCTGGATGCGCACCTACACCGTCCGCCGCGCGGACACCGTCGCGCTGGACGGGGAACACGTTCCCGCACTGACGGTGGACATAGTGGTCCACCCCGGTCGCGACGAGGGGCCGGGATCAGCCTGGGCGCGGTCCGTACGGCCGGGCGACATCGTGCACATCGCCGGCCCCGGCCGCGGTCACCCGCCGTGGGCGGCCTGGGCGCCCGGCCGCGCCGTGCGTGTCGTGTGCGCCGGTGACGAGACCGCTGCGCCGGCGCTGCTGGCAATCGCCGAGGAACTCGCCGCGGAACAGTCCGCGGCTGGCTCGGTGTCGGGCGGGGCGGTGACACGGCGTGAGGTGCAGATTATCGTGGAGGTGCCCACCCGCCGCGATGCCGTGGAACTGGCAGAGGGCGCCCCCGACTTCGTCACCGTGCTGCCGCGAGAGGGGGAGCCCGGCACCGCGGTGGCCCGTCGCCTGGCGGGCGTGTTGGATCTGGGCGAAGGGTGTGTGCGAACCGTCCTGGGTGGGCGCCGACCCGCAGAGCGCGAGTGGCAGCCGGCGACCGCGGTCTCCGCGGGCGAACCCTACGTCTTCCTCGCCGGGGAGGCGGGGCTGGTCCGGGCGATGCGCCGCCTCGCCGTGGACGCCGCCGGAATCCCCAAGGGGGCCGTGGCGTTCATGGGCTACTGGCGGCGCGGCGTCGCGGAGTGCTGA
- a CDS encoding phosphodiesterase produces the protein MSRRTRNAVRDDAAAGPISESSALLPTTKESKEVALRSAPLSSLAGSAIGAVAAVARLARPKALHPKGVIAEATLSVAGVGRTGSSLLDVTGRWPATIRFSRAVGLPDALPDIGGMAVRIHADRPVDILLASTGTGPLSRYVLTTGWRTMGRTMTSMFPVLIAGRPLLLAAFPTAEGGTWTLQHATPLGKWKTLGRLTVDTWEDDDENLHFDPIGNRLPGSHYPHVLRALRDPSYPPADRGA, from the coding sequence ATGTCCCGACGCACCCGGAATGCCGTCCGCGACGACGCCGCAGCGGGCCCCATATCCGAGTCCTCCGCTCTCTTGCCCACCACGAAGGAGTCGAAGGAGGTCGCGCTGCGCTCGGCCCCGCTGTCCAGCCTGGCCGGGTCCGCGATCGGCGCCGTGGCCGCGGTGGCGCGACTCGCGCGCCCGAAGGCGCTGCATCCCAAGGGCGTGATCGCCGAGGCCACACTGAGCGTGGCCGGGGTCGGACGCACCGGGTCGTCCCTGCTGGATGTGACGGGCCGCTGGCCTGCGACGATCCGATTCTCCCGCGCGGTGGGCCTTCCGGACGCGTTACCCGACATCGGCGGGATGGCCGTCCGCATCCACGCCGACCGGCCGGTGGATATCCTCCTCGCCAGCACCGGCACGGGCCCGCTGAGCCGGTACGTCCTCACCACGGGGTGGCGCACGATGGGCCGCACCATGACGTCCATGTTTCCGGTGCTCATCGCCGGTCGCCCGCTCCTGCTGGCGGCGTTCCCCACGGCAGAGGGCGGCACGTGGACCCTCCAACACGCCACCCCGCTCGGCAAGTGGAAGACGCTGGGCCGGTTGACGGTGGACACGTGGGAGGACGACGACGAGAACCTGCATTTCGATCCCATCGGTAACCGTCTCCCCGGCTCGCACTACCCGCACGTCCTCAGGGCACTGCGGGACCCGTCGTACCCTCCGGCCGACCGTGGCGCCTAG
- a CDS encoding energy-coupling factor transporter transmembrane protein EcfT: protein MFATYQPGDSLLHRLPAGLKVLLVCIFILAATLMIREPWQVLPALGLTAILYAVGRIRPRAAWEQVRPVVPMLIAILVLQWIVADLDTALRVCGALLVAIMVAGLVALTTRISDMLDAVTRAAQPLRHIGVSPDRIALVLVLTIRAIPLLARQLRQVTEARKARGLGMSIRALVVPTVLGALTTADQLGDALAARGVDD from the coding sequence GTGTTCGCCACCTACCAGCCGGGGGATTCGCTCCTGCACCGACTACCCGCTGGCCTGAAGGTCCTGTTGGTGTGCATCTTCATCCTCGCCGCGACCCTCATGATCCGTGAACCGTGGCAGGTGCTGCCCGCTCTCGGCCTCACCGCGATCCTGTATGCGGTCGGCCGGATCCGCCCACGTGCCGCCTGGGAGCAGGTCCGCCCGGTCGTGCCCATGCTCATCGCAATCCTGGTGCTGCAGTGGATCGTCGCCGACCTCGACACGGCCCTGCGCGTGTGCGGCGCACTACTGGTGGCGATCATGGTGGCGGGACTGGTCGCGCTGACCACCCGCATTTCGGACATGCTCGATGCGGTGACGCGCGCGGCGCAGCCACTGCGGCATATCGGCGTTTCGCCGGACCGGATCGCTCTCGTGCTGGTGCTCACCATCCGGGCCATCCCCCTGCTGGCGCGCCAATTGCGCCAGGTCACCGAGGCTCGCAAGGCCCGCGGGCTGGGCATGTCGATCCGGGCGCTCGTTGTGCCTACCGTGCTCGGAGCGTTGACCACCGCCGACCAGTTGGGCGACGCACTGGCCGCCCGCGGCGTCGACGACTGA
- a CDS encoding energy-coupling factor ABC transporter ATP-binding protein has translation MTEIRFDGVGHAYGDRTVLADVDLTLTERRIGIVGVNGGGKSTLARMINGLVVPTSGKVTIGGLDTRRKGAQIRRRVGFCFTDPDTQIVMPTVAEDVDFSLRRSGLNREERRRRVAQVLEAYGLADHADHPCHLLSGGQKQLLALAAVLVIEPAVIVADEPTTLLDLRNRALVAETFAGLEQQLVVVTHDLDLVADFDRVVVVDGGRVVIDDAPGPALAGYRRIALTSGPRSGSDRCPGSDPDHSPGA, from the coding sequence GTGACCGAGATCCGATTCGACGGGGTCGGCCACGCCTACGGTGACCGGACCGTCCTCGCCGACGTCGACCTCACGCTCACCGAGCGGCGCATCGGCATCGTCGGCGTTAATGGCGGGGGCAAGTCCACGCTCGCGCGAATGATCAACGGTCTCGTCGTCCCCACCTCCGGGAAGGTGACCATCGGCGGTCTCGACACCCGCCGAAAGGGCGCCCAGATCCGTCGGCGGGTGGGCTTCTGCTTCACCGATCCGGACACCCAGATCGTCATGCCGACCGTAGCGGAGGACGTGGATTTTTCCCTGCGCCGGTCGGGGTTGAACCGGGAGGAACGACGACGACGAGTGGCTCAGGTGCTCGAGGCCTATGGCCTGGCAGACCATGCCGATCATCCGTGCCATCTCCTGTCCGGGGGACAGAAGCAGTTACTGGCGCTGGCTGCGGTGTTGGTGATCGAACCCGCCGTGATCGTCGCCGACGAGCCGACGACCCTGCTCGATCTGCGTAACCGCGCGCTGGTGGCCGAGACGTTCGCCGGGCTGGAGCAGCAGCTCGTGGTGGTCACTCACGACCTGGACCTGGTGGCCGACTTCGACCGCGTGGTGGTCGTGGATGGCGGCCGCGTGGTGATCGACGACGCCCCCGGACCCGCGCTGGCTGGCTACCGGCGCATCGCGCTGACTTCGGGACCGCGCTCGGGCTCGGATCGGTGTCCGGGTTCGGATCCCGACCACTCTCCGGGGGCCTAG
- a CDS encoding biotin transporter BioY: MSIPVDRAPARSATRDLAQIAVFAALIVVLGLPGQISIGSAGVPITLQTLGVMLTGSLLGWRKGALSVLAVMIIGLALPVLAGGRTTLTSLAGPTAGFLIGWIPAVIVIGLLTAWFMPRYRLIPGLLINILGGIVVIYAFGVAGMLIRTELTLGGAVAANTVFLPGDLLKAVVTAIVAVQVHKARPGLIAPLRRQRVTSA; the protein is encoded by the coding sequence TTGAGCATCCCCGTCGACCGGGCCCCGGCCCGCAGCGCCACGCGAGACCTCGCCCAGATCGCGGTCTTCGCCGCCCTCATCGTGGTCCTCGGCCTACCCGGCCAGATCAGCATCGGCTCGGCAGGCGTGCCCATCACGCTGCAGACCCTCGGCGTGATGCTGACCGGTTCACTCCTGGGGTGGCGCAAGGGCGCCCTGTCCGTGCTGGCGGTGATGATCATCGGCCTCGCGCTGCCCGTGCTCGCCGGCGGACGCACGACACTGACCTCCCTGGCCGGCCCCACGGCAGGCTTCCTCATCGGGTGGATCCCGGCAGTGATCGTCATCGGCCTGCTCACGGCGTGGTTCATGCCGCGATACCGGCTCATCCCCGGACTACTCATCAACATTCTTGGCGGCATCGTCGTCATCTACGCCTTCGGTGTCGCGGGAATGCTCATCCGCACCGAACTCACGCTCGGCGGTGCTGTTGCCGCCAACACGGTGTTCCTCCCGGGAGATCTGCTCAAGGCAGTCGTCACGGCGATTGTCGCGGTGCAGGTCCACAAGGCCCGCCCCGGTCTGATCGCCCCGCTGCGCAGGCAGCGCGTCACCTCGGCGTGA
- a CDS encoding NERD domain-containing protein, which yields MPRVIPAHPVYGHPTEEKVVDLLRDQLSDDSLIVVGQRVSTGEKEHEVDILVAMPGAGIVAMEVKAGQIEIEDGLWVQGSGSKRFTIDPVTQCRDALYAVRGYVSADPRWPERRQRWTHMLVFPNASIPDDFARPEIQRNRIVDRGQLDELATIAYRLSREAGPTDRPFLSADTVDRLAEILGGRGLPQRDVVARAAENADIADALTREQSVLLRAVDALPRVEIRGGAGSGKTYLALEQARRLSRDGKRVALICYSHGLASYLKRVTSGWKRREQPAYVGEFHALGVEWGAPAGPDERIRSTETVRWWEEELPLLMSDLADELPDGKRFDAVIVDEAQDFADSWWPPVVGALRDRENGRLMIVGDVGQSVFQRAGRPPVDLVPLVLDHNLRNTRQIASAFMPLAGQRMELRGGIGPAVRYVDVPEGADPIAVGDDEAMRLLDEGWEPRDVALLTIGSRHPMQVELQEDGNDAYWETFWSGDDIFYGHVLGFKGLERRAVVLVCNGYKGIDRLRERLYVGLSRATDVLVAVGEVEI from the coding sequence ATGCCTCGTGTTATCCCCGCTCACCCCGTCTACGGTCATCCCACCGAGGAGAAGGTGGTGGACCTCCTGCGCGACCAACTCTCCGACGACAGCCTCATCGTGGTGGGGCAGCGGGTGTCGACCGGCGAGAAGGAACACGAGGTCGACATCCTGGTGGCGATGCCCGGCGCGGGGATCGTGGCGATGGAGGTCAAGGCCGGGCAGATAGAGATCGAGGACGGGCTATGGGTGCAGGGCAGCGGCTCCAAGAGGTTCACGATCGACCCGGTCACTCAGTGTCGTGACGCCCTCTACGCAGTGCGGGGGTACGTCAGCGCTGACCCGCGGTGGCCCGAGCGTCGCCAGCGTTGGACTCACATGCTGGTCTTCCCGAACGCCTCGATTCCCGACGATTTCGCTAGGCCGGAGATTCAACGTAATCGGATCGTGGACCGCGGTCAGCTCGACGAGCTTGCGACGATCGCCTACCGGTTGTCTCGCGAGGCGGGGCCGACGGACCGCCCGTTCCTGTCAGCGGACACTGTCGACCGGCTGGCGGAGATCCTCGGGGGTCGGGGTCTGCCGCAACGAGACGTGGTTGCTCGTGCCGCCGAGAATGCCGATATCGCCGACGCCCTCACCCGTGAGCAGTCCGTGCTGTTGCGGGCGGTCGATGCGCTGCCGAGGGTGGAGATCCGCGGTGGCGCCGGTAGCGGCAAAACCTACCTCGCGCTGGAACAGGCTCGACGGTTGTCGAGGGACGGGAAGCGGGTCGCGTTGATCTGCTACTCGCACGGGTTGGCGAGCTACCTCAAGCGCGTGACGAGCGGATGGAAGCGACGGGAGCAACCCGCGTATGTGGGTGAGTTCCACGCACTGGGCGTGGAATGGGGAGCGCCAGCGGGGCCGGACGAGCGGATCCGGTCGACGGAGACGGTGCGGTGGTGGGAGGAGGAACTGCCCCTTCTGATGTCAGACTTGGCCGACGAGCTGCCCGACGGCAAGAGATTCGACGCGGTGATCGTGGACGAGGCCCAGGATTTCGCTGACAGCTGGTGGCCGCCTGTGGTCGGGGCACTGCGCGATCGGGAGAACGGTCGGCTGATGATCGTCGGGGACGTAGGCCAGAGCGTCTTCCAGCGTGCCGGCCGCCCGCCCGTCGACCTGGTGCCGCTCGTACTGGACCACAACCTGCGTAACACCCGGCAGATCGCCAGTGCGTTCATGCCACTGGCCGGCCAGCGGATGGAATTGCGCGGTGGTATCGGGCCGGCCGTCCGGTACGTGGACGTCCCGGAGGGTGCGGACCCGATTGCGGTCGGCGACGACGAGGCGATGCGGTTACTCGACGAGGGCTGGGAGCCCCGCGACGTGGCATTGTTGACCATCGGCTCGCGACATCCGATGCAGGTCGAGCTGCAGGAGGACGGAAACGACGCCTACTGGGAGACGTTCTGGAGCGGGGACGACATCTTCTACGGTCACGTGTTGGGCTTCAAGGGCCTGGAGCGGCGGGCAGTCGTCCTGGTGTGCAACGGGTACAAGGGAATCGACCGTCTCCGCGAACGGCTTTATGTAGGGCTGTCACGGGCCACGGATGTGCTGGTGGCTGTGGGGGAGGTCGAGATCTGA
- a CDS encoding Hsp20/alpha crystallin family protein — translation MATSNRFDPFRELDRLFGEGLRTATGATSLPMDLYKEDDRFIGLIDMPGVDPESINIDVEDRTLTVRAERPAPVEGDAQWLMHERQAGTFARQLALGKGLATDKIEADYTDGVLRLVIPVAEEAQPRKIAVSHGTQRAEQPEIVEGSSDVSN, via the coding sequence ATGGCCACCAGTAACCGCTTTGATCCGTTCCGTGAGCTCGACCGCCTCTTCGGAGAGGGGCTGCGCACCGCCACTGGGGCGACCTCCTTGCCGATGGACCTGTACAAAGAGGACGACCGGTTTATCGGGCTGATCGATATGCCCGGTGTGGATCCCGAGAGCATCAACATCGATGTGGAGGACCGCACCCTGACCGTCCGCGCCGAACGCCCCGCGCCCGTCGAGGGTGATGCGCAGTGGCTCATGCACGAGCGCCAAGCTGGCACGTTCGCCCGCCAGCTAGCACTCGGCAAGGGGCTGGCCACCGACAAGATCGAAGCCGACTACACCGACGGTGTCCTCCGACTCGTCATTCCGGTGGCCGAGGAGGCGCAGCCCCGCAAGATCGCCGTCTCGCACGGGACCCAGCGCGCTGAGCAGCCGGAGATCGTCGAGGGCTCGTCCGACGTGAGTAACTGA